DNA from Acidobacteriota bacterium:
ACCGGCCAATCTGACCCTCGATGACCAGGAAACAACCGAGAAACGCCGTTTGGAAGCCGAGCAATCCGTCCTGCCCGTTTACATTCAGGATCCCAATGTCTTTCTCAACATCGAAAACGCCGTACGGCTGTTTTTTTCCACGGGCCGGGACGAGCTGGAAAAGCCGGAGAAGGAAAGGAGTCCGGGCAACCTGCAATCCGAGATTCAGAATAAAACCGGCCTCGAAATTCCCCGCCGGGACATCGAACTCCTGCTGAGACTCGGGTTTCCCGCCGAGATCGAGGACAGCCTGGTCAATCTCCTCGGCAAAGTCCTGTCCCGCGGAATCATCCTGTCGAAAACCCTTTTCATCCAGGATGAGTCCGAACGGGGCTTCACGATCCTCCGACCTCCCCGGAGCGAAACCACGATTCGCGTTCCGGACATCCTGGACATGAAAGAAAGCCGGGAAATCCTGGCCGCTGAAATCGACGATCTGGAACTTCCCGAAAGATCCCGCACTCTCCTGAAAACGCTGACCGGAGTTTTCCTCTCGGCGAACATCACCTACAACCGCCTGGAGACCGAAGCCCGGAGGAAACGGGCCAGGGACGCCGTCGAAACCGTTTTCTACACCATCAAAAGAGGCAAGGTCATCATCCGCAAAGGCGACGAGGCCACGCCCGACGCCATCAAACAGATCGTTCTCATCAACAGACAGATCGCCGGTGCGCCGAGCTGGCTGGCGAATTTTTCAGGGACATTTCTTCTCACCGCGCTCCTGTTCGTCGCTCTTTGGTATTACCTGAAATCCCTGGGCCGGCGCCGGGAGGCTTTCCGGAACTTCCTGATGATGGGTCTTCTGCTTATTCTCAGTCTCCTTGTCTCGAAAATGTCCCTGTTTCTGGCCGGTTCCTTCAGCGAACGGGCCGGAATCGCCTTTCTTGCCGACGCGAGAACCTATCGCTTCGCCTTTCCCCTCCAATTCGGCACGCTGATCTTCGCTTTTCTGACATCGAGTCAAGTCGCCCTTGTCTATACCATTTTGAACAGCCTGATGACGGGCACTCTGCTGGGCGCCGAGTTCTACCCGATGCTGTTCTGTTTCATCGGAGGCCTGGCGGCGATTTACGGCGTGAAGTATTACCAGCGCAAACACCGCACGTCGGTTCTTCGGACCGGATTGTTTCTCATCGGACCGATCAACACCTTCGTCATCCTGACCATTCATCTCATCCAGAGGCCGAGCGGGGTGTCTTCCTTTCTCGCCTCCGATCTCTTTTTCGGACTTCTGGGCGGGTTGTTCAGCGCCGGTCTGGCCTTCGTGCTTCTTCCCATCCTGGAGAGTCTCTTCAGCATCGTCACGTCCACACGGCTTCTCGATCTCACCAACTCGGATCTTCCCATTTTCCGCCGCATGGCCATCGCCGCCCCGGGCACCTATCATCACTCCCTGATCGTGGCCACGATCGCCGAAAAAGCCGCTGAGGAAATCCGGCTCGATCCGATGCTGGTCAAGGCCGGAGCGCTCTATCACGACATCGGAAAGCTCAAAATGCCCGAGTACTTCATCGAGAACAAGACCCTGGATTCCGACGCTCACAGGGACTTGACGCCGGCCATGAGCACGTTGGTCATCGTCAACCATGTCAAGGAAGGCGCGGAGATGGGCCGCCGGCTCAAACTTCCCTGGAAGGTCCGGGAAATCATCGAACAGCATCACGGGAATTCCCTGGTCCGCTATTTCTTCCAGAAAGCCAAGGAACAGTACAACCCCGGCGATCACAAGATCAACGAAGAAAGCTTCCGCTATCCGGGACGGCCGCCGCGAAGCAAGGAAGCGGCTTTGGTCATGATCGCCGATTCCGTGGAAGCCGCGGCGCGAAGCCTGAAGCTTCCCAAGAGGGAAACTCTGAAGAACGTCATCACGGACATCATCAACGCCTATCTTCAGGACGGACAGCTCGACGATTGTGACTTTTCGCTGCGGGAGCTGAGGACCGTCGCCTCCTCCCTTCAATCCATCCTGTTCGCGGTTTACCACCCCCGGGTGAGCTATCCCGGGTTCGACTTCGAAAAGAAAAATGATCACCGTCGTCAACCGTCAGCGTAAGCATAAACCGAAGCCGGCCGTCCTTGGCCGCCTCCTGGAACGGTTATGCCGCCATTACGGGCATGAGGAATCCGACGTCACACTTGTCCTGGCCGGAGACCGGGCCGTACGGACTCTCAATCGGCAATACCGGAGGCTGGACCGGACCACCGATGTTCTGAGCTTTCCGATCAAGGAGAAGAGCGCCGAAGGGCGCCATTATCTGGGCGATCTCATCATCGCCGTCCCCACGGCTTTCCGCCAAGCCCGGATCCGCGGCCACAGCCTGGATCGCGAACTCCGCACTCTGGTCATTCACGGCTTTCTGCATCTTGTCGGGTTCGATCACGAAAAACGCCCGGGCGACCGCCATGAGGAGACCGAGGCCCTCCGCCTTTTTCTTGAGGAAGAGACATGAGCGATCCCGCCGTTTTCTTCGCCGGCATGGCTCTGACCGTCCTGGCGGTTTTCTTTTTCTCGCTTTTTCACTTCACCCTCGGATCCTATTCCAAAATTTCCCTGAGCCGGTTCCTTGAGGAGAAAGACAAGGGATTCCGTCAGATGGTCATCGATCGTTTCGAGGAAACCCGGATCGCCGTCGAATGGCTGAGAACGATTGTCATCATCGCCTTCCTTGTCTATCTCTTCGCGATGTTCCCGCAGTTCCGTTTCCGGCCCTTGTGGCTGTTTATGCTTTCTCTGGGAATCTACGCGGTGTTTTTCGACGTCCTTCCCCGGGCGATCGCGTCCCTGGGGAAACACGCCCTTCTGAAAATGTTTCTGCCGGCCTTCGGGCTTGTTCGGATGATGGGCGCTCCGGTTCTGGCCCTGATCCGGCCGGCGGCGGCATGGGACGACCGGAACGAACGGGATGAGGAACGGGAAACCACGGACGGCGAAATCCAGACCTTCATCGACGAAGCCCGGGAACAGGGGATCATCGAACAGGACGAGGACGGCCTGCTGAGAAATGTCGTCGAGTTCGGCGACACCATTGTCCGCGAGATCATGACCCCCCGGCTGGACATGGTCTGCATCCGTGTCGACGCGACCATCGACAATCTCAAGGACATCATCATTCGGGAAAAATATTCCCGAATTCCCGTCTTCAGGGACCGGCTGGACAACATCGAAGGCATTGTCATCGCCAAGGACCTGCTGGGATACCTCGACGAAAAACACAAGACCCAATCCATCAAGCCGCTGATCCGTCCGGTCAGCTTTGTCACCGAGTCCATGGATGTCGCCGATCTTCTCGAGGAATTCCAGAAATCCAAACAGTACATGGCCATGGTCGTGGACGAACACGGCGGCGTCAGCGGTCTGGTCACCATGGAGGACGTGGTCGAAGAAATCATCGGTGAAATCCAGGACGAGTATGACGTGGAGGAAGCCCAGATCCGGGAAAACGGCCCGTTGGATTTCACGGTGACGGGAGAGGTGGAGGTCGAGGAACTCGAGGAACTGTTCGATGAAGACCTGGCCGAGGACGACTTCATTTCCGTAGGAGGGCTCGTCGTCCACGCCCTGGGCCGGTTTCCGAAAAAAGGCGAGATCCTCCGCATCAAGGGCCTCGCCGTCGAAGTTCTGGATGTCGACGACCGCAAGGTCCGCAAGCTGAGAATCCGCAGGGCCGCCGCGCCTGAAAGACGTGAATCATGACGGAAAAAACGAAGCCGAAAGGCAAAAGAAAACCGGCGGGCACACCCGCTTACCGGGCCGGAACGGTCGCCCTTGTGGGCCGCCCCAACGCCGGGAAATCGACCCTCCTCAATGCGCTCATGGGGGAAAAAGTCGCCATCATCTCCGACAAGCCCCAGACGACGCGGATGAACCTTCTGGGTATTAAAACCACCGACCGGCATCAAATCGTCTTCATCGACACGCCGGGAATTCACAAACCCCTCCATGCCTTGAACAAACGGATGATGAATTTCGTCCGTTCCTCGCTGGAGACGGCCGATGTCGTCTGCCTCCTGATCGACGCAGCCCAGGCCTTCGGACACGGCGACGCTTTCGTCATCGAGATTTTGGGCAAGGTGAAAACGCCCGTCATTCTGCTCATCAACAAGGTCGATGCCGTACGCAAGGACAAGGTCCTTCCGCTCATCGACCGTTACAAGGACCTGATGAATTTCCGGGAGATCGTCCCCATCTCCGCCCTGAAGGGCGACAACCTTGAGGTTCTGGAGAACATTCTGACGTCCCTTCTTCCCGAAGGCGAAAAGCTTTATCCCGAGGGATCTGTCAGCGATCAGTCCGAGCGGTTCTTTCTGTCCGAGATCGTCCGGGAAAAGATTCTGGCCCGCGTCACGCAGGAGCTGCCGTTCACGACGGCCGTTCTGATCGAGGGCGTCGAGATGAAAGAAGGACGCGACAAGAAGGGACAGCCGAGACCCGTCGCCCATGTTCGGGCCTC
Protein-coding regions in this window:
- a CDS encoding HDIG domain-containing protein, coding for MQPLSFDNLKLFKGSDIQPRKPNGTAPPRANFWLRIVKSPFFAMFFFVLTVALLLAYVPSRALKVLEPGEIADTDIVAPANLTLDDQETTEKRRLEAEQSVLPVYIQDPNVFLNIENAVRLFFSTGRDELEKPEKERSPGNLQSEIQNKTGLEIPRRDIELLLRLGFPAEIEDSLVNLLGKVLSRGIILSKTLFIQDESERGFTILRPPRSETTIRVPDILDMKESREILAAEIDDLELPERSRTLLKTLTGVFLSANITYNRLETEARRKRARDAVETVFYTIKRGKVIIRKGDEATPDAIKQIVLINRQIAGAPSWLANFSGTFLLTALLFVALWYYLKSLGRRREAFRNFLMMGLLLILSLLVSKMSLFLAGSFSERAGIAFLADARTYRFAFPLQFGTLIFAFLTSSQVALVYTILNSLMTGTLLGAEFYPMLFCFIGGLAAIYGVKYYQRKHRTSVLRTGLFLIGPINTFVILTIHLIQRPSGVSSFLASDLFFGLLGGLFSAGLAFVLLPILESLFSIVTSTRLLDLTNSDLPIFRRMAIAAPGTYHHSLIVATIAEKAAEEIRLDPMLVKAGALYHDIGKLKMPEYFIENKTLDSDAHRDLTPAMSTLVIVNHVKEGAEMGRRLKLPWKVREIIEQHHGNSLVRYFFQKAKEQYNPGDHKINEESFRYPGRPPRSKEAALVMIADSVEAAARSLKLPKRETLKNVITDIINAYLQDGQLDDCDFSLRELRTVASSLQSILFAVYHPRVSYPGFDFEKKNDHRRQPSA
- the era gene encoding GTPase Era; this translates as MTEKTKPKGKRKPAGTPAYRAGTVALVGRPNAGKSTLLNALMGEKVAIISDKPQTTRMNLLGIKTTDRHQIVFIDTPGIHKPLHALNKRMMNFVRSSLETADVVCLLIDAAQAFGHGDAFVIEILGKVKTPVILLINKVDAVRKDKVLPLIDRYKDLMNFREIVPISALKGDNLEVLENILTSLLPEGEKLYPEGSVSDQSERFFLSEIVREKILARVTQELPFTTAVLIEGVEMKEGRDKKGQPRPVAHVRASVFVEKDNHRKIVIGRGGDLIKEVGIESRREMEKILEAKVYLELQVRVKPRWRDSRDVLDLIEGQRD
- a CDS encoding hemolysin family protein, coding for MSDPAVFFAGMALTVLAVFFFSLFHFTLGSYSKISLSRFLEEKDKGFRQMVIDRFEETRIAVEWLRTIVIIAFLVYLFAMFPQFRFRPLWLFMLSLGIYAVFFDVLPRAIASLGKHALLKMFLPAFGLVRMMGAPVLALIRPAAAWDDRNERDEERETTDGEIQTFIDEAREQGIIEQDEDGLLRNVVEFGDTIVREIMTPRLDMVCIRVDATIDNLKDIIIREKYSRIPVFRDRLDNIEGIVIAKDLLGYLDEKHKTQSIKPLIRPVSFVTESMDVADLLEEFQKSKQYMAMVVDEHGGVSGLVTMEDVVEEIIGEIQDEYDVEEAQIRENGPLDFTVTGEVEVEELEELFDEDLAEDDFISVGGLVVHALGRFPKKGEILRIKGLAVEVLDVDDRKVRKLRIRRAAAPERRES
- the ybeY gene encoding rRNA maturation RNase YbeY: MITVVNRQRKHKPKPAVLGRLLERLCRHYGHEESDVTLVLAGDRAVRTLNRQYRRLDRTTDVLSFPIKEKSAEGRHYLGDLIIAVPTAFRQARIRGHSLDRELRTLVIHGFLHLVGFDHEKRPGDRHEETEALRLFLEEET